In Lactococcus garvieae subsp. garvieae, the following proteins share a genomic window:
- a CDS encoding GRP family sugar transporter: MEGILLALVPMFAWGSIGFVSNKIGGTAKQQTLGMTFGAFVFALIVFLIRQPQLSFPIFLIGFIGGFIWAIGQSGQFHSMKYLGVSVAGPLSAGSQLVLAALIGVFIFHEWTQNIQYTLGFIAIVALIIGFYFSAKRDPENTIAVEKHHYVRGLICLAYSTLAYVSYVFLFNNLSALWFNIHFDTLTIIFPMSIGMVVGAFVLSGGDIKMEAVVFKNISVGLMWGVGNVFMLLAASLAGNAIAFSFSQLGVIISTIGGILFLGEKKTKKELAYIIIGTVLFILGAILLAIVKAKGINN; the protein is encoded by the coding sequence ATGGAAGGAATTTTACTAGCTCTCGTCCCAATGTTCGCATGGGGATCCATTGGTTTTGTATCAAATAAAATTGGTGGAACAGCAAAACAACAAACTTTGGGGATGACTTTTGGAGCTTTTGTCTTTGCTCTGATAGTATTTCTTATCCGTCAACCTCAATTAAGTTTTCCTATTTTTCTTATTGGTTTTATTGGTGGCTTTATATGGGCAATTGGTCAAAGTGGACAGTTTCACTCTATGAAATATCTCGGCGTATCCGTAGCTGGTCCCTTATCTGCGGGTTCCCAACTCGTTTTGGCAGCGCTGATCGGTGTCTTTATTTTCCATGAGTGGACCCAAAATATTCAATATACATTAGGATTTATTGCTATTGTAGCTTTAATTATTGGCTTTTATTTTTCAGCGAAAAGAGATCCCGAAAATACCATTGCGGTAGAAAAGCATCATTATGTTAGAGGTTTGATTTGTTTAGCTTACTCAACTTTAGCTTATGTATCTTATGTGTTTTTGTTTAATAATTTATCTGCTCTCTGGTTTAATATTCATTTTGATACGTTAACAATTATTTTTCCAATGTCAATCGGAATGGTTGTAGGGGCTTTTGTCCTTTCTGGTGGTGATATAAAAATGGAAGCAGTTGTTTTTAAAAATATTTCTGTCGGACTAATGTGGGGCGTAGGTAATGTCTTCATGTTGCTCGCGGCTTCCCTGGCAGGAAATGCTATTGCTTTTTCCTTCTCACAATTAGGAGTAATCATTTCAACAATTGGTGGTATTCTCTTTTTAGGGGAGAAAAAAACAAAGAAGGAATTAGCCTACATTATAATAGGGACAGTATTGTTTATTCTTGGAGCAATCTTACTGGCTATTGTCAAAGCAAAAGGTATCAATAATTGA
- a CDS encoding TIGR01212 family radical SAM protein (This family includes YhcC from E. coli K-12, an uncharacterized radical SAM protein.), with amino-acid sequence MQKRYTTWNEYLRGTFGEKIFKVPIDAGFDCPNRDGTVAHGGCTFCTVSGSGDLILEPDAPIAEQFRVEVEAFHKKWPGVKKYIAYFQNFTNTHAPVEVLRERFEEAVNQPDVVGISIGTRPDCLPPEVVDYLAELNTRMEVWIDLGLQTTFEKTSDLINRAHDYQTYTDAVARLREHDINVCVHLINGLPGETHEMMLENVRRMILDSDIQGVKLHLLHLMKNTRMQRDYHDGRLQLLSQEEYVNIICDQLEMIPKEIVIHRLTGDAPREALIGPMWSLNKWEVLNAIDREMERRGSVQGCKNIREVESITYA; translated from the coding sequence ATGCAAAAACGTTATACCACGTGGAATGAATATTTAAGAGGGACTTTTGGAGAAAAAATTTTTAAGGTTCCCATTGATGCTGGATTTGACTGTCCCAATCGGGATGGAACTGTTGCACATGGCGGCTGTACATTTTGTACTGTTTCTGGTTCTGGAGATTTGATATTGGAGCCTGATGCGCCAATCGCTGAGCAATTTCGGGTTGAAGTTGAAGCTTTCCATAAAAAATGGCCTGGTGTAAAAAAATATATCGCCTACTTTCAAAACTTCACCAATACGCACGCCCCAGTCGAAGTTTTACGTGAACGTTTTGAGGAAGCTGTAAACCAGCCCGATGTTGTAGGGATCTCTATTGGAACACGTCCTGATTGTCTTCCGCCAGAAGTGGTGGATTATCTGGCAGAACTTAATACGCGTATGGAAGTTTGGATTGACTTGGGCCTTCAAACGACATTTGAAAAGACAAGTGATTTAATTAACAGAGCACATGATTATCAAACTTATACGGATGCTGTGGCTCGTTTACGTGAGCATGACATTAATGTGTGTGTCCATTTGATTAATGGATTACCTGGTGAAACGCATGAAATGATGTTAGAGAATGTACGCCGTATGATTTTGGATTCGGATATTCAGGGCGTAAAACTTCATTTATTGCATTTAATGAAAAATACACGAATGCAACGTGATTACCATGATGGACGTTTACAACTCTTGTCTCAAGAAGAATATGTGAATATTATCTGTGATCAGCTCGAGATGATACCTAAAGAAATTGTTATTCATCGTCTCACAGGAGATGCACCACGTGAGGCTTTGATTGGCCCAATGTGGTCTTTAAATAAGTGGGAAGTCTTGAATGCGATTGATCGTGAAATGGAGCGCCGGGGCTCTGTTCAAGGCTGTAAAAATATTAGAGAAGTGGAGTCAATTACCTATGCTTAG
- a CDS encoding APC family permease, with protein sequence MNIFRKRVVQEKSEMKRTLNSMDLTLLGLGSMVGAGIFTFTGVGVALIAGPSLIISIIIAGVAVGLSALIFAEFASRVPSRGGPYGYIYAVFGEFPAWIVGWLLAIEFFTTISIVAKSWSGYFKGLLHLQLPSRLDGSFGHTSGFSIDLIPMLVVAAITVMIFLNTRTVSHLNNTLVVLKFSALIVFIIVGLFYLEPANWSNFAPFGLGSLIGGQSGILPGASMLFIAFIGYETVSTAVDEAENPRRNIPYGVISSLFVAVVFYVIVTLVLTGTVPYYKLNVTNSIAFALAYLGVEWAATYISVIAVVTLLSVALTMSYALSRLLYSMSRDGLLPPKLSKISTKHQTPINATLVIGGVSMLIAGFVPMSSLSQFLSLSTLLYLIVLALGLLKLRKEQGVPQPHEFKTPLVPLLPILSIIVNGFLIVHYHTQVWLFLLLLLMFAAGFYFTYSYRHSKLENSIN encoded by the coding sequence ATGAACATTTTTCGTAAAAGAGTAGTTCAAGAAAAAAGTGAAATGAAACGTACTCTTAATTCGATGGACTTAACTTTATTAGGTCTAGGATCAATGGTAGGAGCAGGTATTTTTACCTTTACTGGTGTCGGTGTAGCTTTGATTGCTGGGCCTTCACTTATTATATCCATTATTATTGCGGGGGTTGCTGTAGGGTTGTCCGCTCTGATTTTTGCGGAGTTTGCTTCACGTGTCCCCAGCCGAGGTGGGCCTTATGGCTATATTTATGCTGTTTTTGGGGAATTTCCGGCTTGGATTGTAGGCTGGCTTTTGGCAATTGAATTTTTTACAACAATCTCAATCGTTGCAAAGTCATGGAGTGGGTATTTCAAAGGCTTGCTGCATTTGCAACTTCCTTCTAGATTAGACGGCTCCTTCGGCCATACTTCCGGTTTTTCTATTGATTTAATTCCAATGTTGGTAGTGGCTGCAATAACGGTGATGATTTTCTTAAACACGCGAACAGTGTCCCATTTGAATAATACTCTCGTCGTTTTAAAGTTTTCAGCCTTAATTGTCTTTATTATTGTTGGCCTTTTTTATCTGGAACCTGCAAACTGGTCTAATTTTGCGCCTTTTGGCTTGGGTTCCTTAATTGGGGGTCAATCAGGTATCTTACCAGGTGCTTCGATGCTATTTATTGCCTTTATTGGTTACGAAACAGTGTCGACAGCGGTAGATGAGGCTGAAAATCCCCGCCGAAATATTCCTTATGGCGTGATCAGTTCACTTTTTGTTGCGGTAGTCTTTTATGTTATTGTGACATTGGTGCTTACAGGAACGGTGCCTTATTATAAGTTAAATGTCACAAATTCTATTGCATTTGCTCTTGCTTACCTTGGAGTTGAATGGGCAGCGACTTACATTTCTGTTATAGCGGTGGTTACGTTACTCAGTGTTGCTCTCACTATGTCTTACGCCTTGTCACGCTTACTTTACTCTATGAGTCGTGACGGACTTTTACCCCCAAAGCTCAGTAAAATTTCAACTAAGCACCAAACACCAATTAATGCAACGCTTGTCATTGGGGGTGTTTCCATGTTGATAGCCGGTTTTGTTCCGATGTCCTCTCTCAGTCAGTTTTTGAGTTTATCTACATTGTTGTATCTGATTGTATTAGCTCTTGGTTTGTTAAAGCTACGTAAAGAACAAGGGGTGCCACAACCCCATGAGTTTAAAACCCCACTCGTCCCTTTACTCCCTATCTTATCAATCATTGTCAATGGCTTTTTGATTGTACACTATCATACACAAGTGTGGCTTTTTCTTCTCCTTTTACTTATGTTTGCAGCTGGGTTCTACTTTACTTACAGTTATCGTCATTCTAAGCTAGAAAACTCTATAAATTAA
- a CDS encoding tRNA (mnm(5)s(2)U34)-methyltransferase, whose product MLRPIEMAHQMLSKTIKPGDVVIDATMGNGWDTAFLASLTDKVYAFDVQKEAFLATQALLQDKNLEAKLILDGHESIDKYVTDGVKAAIFNLGYLPRTDKSIITRPSTTLRALDILKEKLLPHGQIMLVVYYGHEGGQSEKDAVLAWASGLPQAQWHVMKYEPLNQIHTPPFLICIEKR is encoded by the coding sequence ATGCTTAGACCAATTGAGATGGCACATCAAATGTTATCTAAAACAATTAAGCCGGGTGATGTGGTCATTGATGCTACAATGGGGAACGGTTGGGATACAGCCTTTCTTGCCAGCCTGACGGATAAGGTCTATGCCTTTGATGTGCAAAAGGAAGCCTTTCTTGCCACGCAAGCTTTATTGCAAGACAAAAACCTAGAAGCCAAGCTAATCTTAGACGGCCATGAAAGTATTGATAAATATGTCACGGATGGCGTAAAAGCTGCTATTTTTAACTTAGGTTATTTGCCTCGGACAGACAAATCGATTATTACTCGGCCAAGTACCACTCTAAGAGCTTTAGATATCCTAAAAGAAAAACTTCTTCCTCATGGGCAGATTATGCTTGTTGTTTATTACGGACACGAAGGCGGTCAAAGTGAAAAAGATGCTGTTCTTGCTTGGGCAAGTGGTCTTCCCCAAGCACAATGGCATGTAATGAAATATGAGCCTCTGAACCAGATTCATACACCACCTTTTTTGATTTGTATTGAAAAGCGATAA